TCATTAGCGCCCGCCGGGAAATCAACAATAAACCTGAACAGCCCCCCCCCCACTTCATTTGTCGACAATAGAGCTTTCGACACAGGAATAGACAATACAAAAAACAACCGTATTGACAATTTAAGTGTTTCAGACTCGCAGAGGAAAGACGGGCCGGATTTCCTCAAACATTTTTTTATTGACTGGATGAATATCCCGCTATATGTTTTGGGAAATTATTACCATAAAATATTTTTATGGGATTTTTATTCCATTTTTTATATATAAAAATTCCCCTTTGCATTCCCTCTCCTCATTTGAGGCGCCGTTGCCTGCCGCAGCGAGGAACGATGAGTCACGTAGATATTGAATTTTAATCGAATAAAAAATTAAGTAATTAATATCTCCAGGAAGATTAAATAAAAATATTTTTTAAATTTAAAGAAAATACAAACAAATTTTTAATTATCATAATCATAATTTTTAGTAATTCCCTGAAAAATTATGATTATTTTTTTATAAATAACTTATAAAAAAGAAAGGAGAATTTTATACGATTTAATTTAAAAATATAAATCATAAACAGAATCTATCATTAAATATTTCTTCAGAATAACAAAAAGGATTTATTATGAATACTTTCTTTAGAAAATCTCTATTACTTGTTGTTATTTCACTCATACCAATTTCATCATATGCGATTGATCTTGGTACATATAATGATGTCAAGTTCGACTTGGGTCTGCAAATAAACCGTGCATTAATGTACGTTGACGATGGATCTGACAAAGAATTATTTAATGTTGATAATGACAATAGCAGCACACGATTTAACTTAAACGCTGAGACAGCAATAGATAATGAGTTTACCATTGGTGCGTTTTTTGAGGCTGAGTTTCAATCAAACGCATCCAATGATGTGGATTTTGAATCAAAGTCATCAGATGCTGTTCTCAATGAAAGATATATGGAAGTTTATGTTAAAAGTAAGAGATTCGGGCAATTAAGTCTGGGACAGGGTTCTGGAGCAGCAGACGGAAACATGGAACGGGATCTTTCTGGCACCAATGTAATTAACTGGGCCAACCCAGCCCTGCTTGGTGGAGCTATCAGGTTCGGTCAGACCGGTCCAAAAATCTCACAAACCATGACCAATCTCGATTTTGAAAGCCGTTACGACCGTGTTCGTTATGATACGCCAAAGTTTGGACCGGTAAGACTTGCGATTAGCTACGGGACCAAAGACGATAGTGATGTCACTGAGGCCGGTGTCCGCCTTGAGAAAAAGTTTGATGGAGGGACAAGATTACGCGGTGCATTGGGATATTCGATTGAAGACACAGAAGAAGGAAACGACACGGGAAAAGAAAAAACTGTCGGGGGCTCATTCGCAATACTTCTTTCAAATGGAATTAACGGAACTGTTGCCGTAGGTAAATCCAGTGACGATGACTCAAGCAATCCTGATTCTAAGTTCTCGTCACTAAAAGTTGGATATTTGAAGGGCAGACATGCAGTTTCAGTGATGTATGCAATGACAAAGGACAGGAGTAAAAAAGGCGACGAAAGTTCTTCAATTGGTCTTGGTTATGTTTTCTCCGCAAAAGAGTGGCTGGATTTTTATGCCGGATATAAAGTCCATAGCCTCGACCGAAAGGGTTCGAATTATGACGACATTAAAATTCTGACCACTGGATTAAGGGCTAGATTTTAATTCTCAGAAATAACGGCTTACACTTAAAAGCTTATAACCAATTCCTGACTGTTTTTTGTCAGTTTTTTGAAAAATTTGTCTTTCATTTCTCATTGGAGCCTGCACTTAGCAGGCTCCAATGACTTAAAGATAAGTACGACAGACATAAGGAGAAAATTTAATGATCATGAGAAATTTCTGTTTGGCTTTTGTCTCTGTTTTTATTTTAGGTTCAGTCAATTTATTACATGCGCAATCATTAATTATTTCAGAATATTGTGAATATAATCACAATGCAAGTGAGCCACCGACATTCAATCATTATATCGAGCTTTACAACCCATCTAACAAAACCGTCGATATGACGCATTATCAATTGTGGAGAGCCAGAGACGGGGGCGGCTGGAACATCAACAACGGAGATGCTGTTAAGCCCCTTGATTTAACCGGGACACTGGCTCCGCAAGGAACTTATGTCATTACCCGTCCGCATAGCGATGAAAAACCGGTGATCATCAAAGGACAGATTTCCTGGAACTTCCTGAACATCAGCGGTAACGACGCCATCGGTCTTGCCCAAAAAAACGATTCGGGCGAATTCCTCCTGATTGATGTTATCGGCACTCCCGGCAAAGCTCCGAAAACGGCCTGGGCAGTAGCCGGGATCGCTAAAGCAACCAAAGACCATACACTGCTGCGTAAACCTTCCGTCTGTGAGCCGACCACCGATTGGGCCAAGTCAGCCGGGACGGATGCTGAAAACTCCCAGTGGATTGTAAAAGATGAGAACGACATCAGCGATGTATCGCAACATCACGCTGTTTGCGGCAAATAATTTATGAGGTGTGATCCATGACCGATAGTAACAACCAAAACGATCCATCGGCCGAGTCGCAGGGAACAGGTCACGATGGCAAGGGTTTCAGCCGGAAGCAGATGAAATTCCTGTTCACCTGTCTTTCGATCATTGTCCTTTCAAGTATCATGGCGTCTCTGATTCAAACCTCCTTCGGCAAAGTCAATGTCATGTCGATAAAAGTACCGACCCAAAACGGGCAATGGGTTGTCGCGGACCTCTTCAAGCCAAAGAGCGCGACAGCTGAGAACCCGGCGCCGCTCGTTGTGGTCGTGCCCGGATTCCAGCGTTCCAAAGAGGCGTTGTCCAATATTGCGATCGAACTCTCACGGCGTGGAATCGTCGTCATGTCGATCGATCCGTACGCGCAGGGAAGTTCCAGTTCCTCTCTCAGCCGTACATCGGCAACGACAGAAGGGTACGGCATGTTTGCGCTGGTCGATTATGCCTACGACACCCCGAACCTGAACTACATCGATAAAAACCGCATCGCCGCGACCGGACACTCAGCTGGCGGAAATGCCGCGATTCGCGGAGCAGCCTATTTCGGGAAGGAAGCCACGCAGACGGGGAAACTGAGCAAGCTGCAATCAGTTTTTGTATCCGGTTACGTGTTGACGCTTAAGGATTCCGTTCTCAAGCATGTCAGGGCCAATGTCGGCATCAGCTATGCCTACTATGATGAAGGTGCTTACCGGAATGAACAGGGAAACGGCGATATGCGCATTGCACCTGAATCGCTGCGCGCCGTGAACTCAGGGCTTAAACTGGCCGGCGAAGCTCCGGTCAAAGAAGTGGAACTGGGGCACTTTTACGGAAGGGCCGCTGATCGCAACCTGCGGGTGGTGTTCAACGAGAAAATCCTTCATCCGTTTCAACCCTATATCAATGAGGCGACAGCAAACCAGCTCGATTATTTCGAAAAAGTTTTCGATTGGAAAAGCCCGATCAAAAGCACCAATCAAGTGTGGGTATGGAAAGAGCTGCTGAGCATGGTATCCATGGTTGCGGCCATGGTGATGCTGATTCCACTGGCAGGCTTTATCCTTGCCAATGTCCCTTATTTTTCAAGCCTGATAAAAACGACTCCAGTGGCTCGCCCCTGGCCTCGTGGAAAAGGTCTCGTGATTTTCTGGGCCATACTCATTGTCAGTGCTTTAATCGCCTGCTTCTCCTACATTCCCATGGCGGAGCTCTCCAAAGTGCTGTTTCCAGATGCATCAAAACGCATCATGACCTGGTTCTTTCCGCAACGCATGAATAATGGTGTGATGCTGTGGGCCGTGCTTAACGGCACCATTGGATTTATCTTCTTCTTTCTTTCTTACTGGTTTATTGGAAGAAGGAACGAGGTCAAACCGGAAATGTGGGGTGTTGAGATCACATTGAGAGAACTTTGGAGAACATTCCTGTTAGCAATATGCGTGTTCCTCGGGTACTACATGGTTCTCTTTGCGATCTACTACTTCTTCCATGTGGATTACCGCTTCCTTTTCATGGGCGTCAGGCCGTTTCAGAAGGAACAAGTCATTCTACTTATGATGTATGCACCGTTTTTCTTCATATTCTTTCTCTCAAACTCATTAAGAGCAAACGGGTCGTTAAGGCTGGAAGGACAGAAGGAATGGTGGAGTATGCTGCTGGCAGGTATCGCCAACTCGCTTGGGCTCATGCTGATTGTCTTGGTTCAGTATGTGACTTTTGCCTTCACCGGGACGGTATATTGGACTGATGGTTGGCTCTATGTCAATTTGCTCTTCGGAGTGGTTCCAATGATGTTTGTTTTACCCTATTTTAACCGCTATTTCTTTAAGCTGACTGGCCGGATTTATCTTGGGCCGATGATCACTTGCCTCGTATTTATCATGGTGTTGCTGTCAAATACAGTGTGCTACCTCCCTCTTTAGTAGCAACAGCTTTTGGCATAGATTAATAAAAAAGCTTCCCCATGATGATCCAGAAGGGCCTGCTCGTAATTCGGAAGGAATAGGCTTGGTTGCCAACCGTCGTCATTAGATCAAGATTTTTCCTCTAATCGCGCTGCAAGGAATCCTCCTTGCAGCGCGAAATAAGCTTACGTAAAAGATTCCGGTCGATTGCCAGCCGTAACGACAGCCTGCCAACGGCAAACGGCCCTCCTCTTCCTCCCGAACAAGCTCCTATTGCTCATAGCGACAAAGCCGCCCGGATTTCCTCCTTGTTGAACAGATAACCGATCCGTTTGGCGAATTCCCTGGAAACGACCGACGAGTTCTTGGACCCGCCCATTTGCGCGCCGCCAATCTCTTCCTCAAATTTCATTGAGCTTTCGGCTAGCTCTGCGCCAGCCGGATTGAGAATTTTCAGGACCAGGGCACAGTGCACCGTTATGCTCATGAAAATATCTGATTTCCACTCGTTCACGTTAAGCAAAACGATCCTGCTTGCTGCTGAGCCTTGCGCCTTGGCAGACAAATCTTGCAGGGGCAAGGTTCCCGGCACCGTTTGCACCCGATAACCCACCTCACTCAAGGCCCTGGCAATCGCTATCGCCATGTCTTCCGCCAGGGGCTTTCCTGAGGAGGTCGTCACAGTGAAGGGATTTCCAAATCCACCTCGTTGAAGTCCCACGAAATTGGCTGGTTTGCTGCCATTTTGCACATAGGGTCTGAAATCCTGAACGGACAGAATAAGACCGGCATTCCGGGTGGCCTTGAGCGGCAAGGAGATGGAACTGGACCGGTAATCGTATTGATTGCCAACAGCGCAACCGGACAGCAATACGACGAACATGAGTCTTGAGAATAATCTCATGGCTATTGTCTCCTTGCTGAAGGTTATTGTGGCAGAGCTATTTTGTCCGCAAGCAAGTCCCTGAGGACTTCGTCGATCATCTCTTCCGGAGGTTTCCTGGCCAGCGACGTGCGATATGATTTTCCGGACGCAAACACGAAGTGCGACTTGGGATCGACGAATTCAATGTTGATTTCAAGCATGTAATTGGTCATATCCCACATCCACCGGTCATGGTAAGTCACAATGGCATCAACCGAATAGGGTGGAGTTTCCTCGCTCCCGGTTGAGGCCTGGAAACCGAAATCGTTCAATTTGTCCGCGATGATTTTCTCCAACCCCCTCTTGTCTGGCTCAAACTTCTGCACGTATATCGTTTTAATAGCTGAGAAATTTACATTTGGGTCGGTATCCGACTTCACGACGACCTTAGCACATCCCATCATGACAAAAATCGCCAGAACAAACAAAATACTTTTCCTGAAAGTCTTCATTTTTGCCTCCTCTCACCCGTTTTTTCCACCTGTCCCCAAATGAAAACAACATTGCCCGTTGAGACTTGAGCCACAACCAGCGGAGAAACCAAAATGACTTTACATTGAAAAAATGCCAGGAGTGGCAACTCGATTTTTTCCAAAAGGGAAAAACCTTTCCTAACGGAACCGTTTTCATGTCCTGCAATTTCAGATAACGGCTCCTGGAAAGATTCAAAAGCTTCAGGAGATGAGAGCGAGGAATGGGTCCTTAGATTTTATCACTGCCAGAGCGGTTTTCAATGAAGGGAAGCTGGCACAGCCCTATTGGTATTGCGTCAACAGGGTGCCGGCAGGAGATCTGGTGGAATAAGAAAGCGGCCCTTACCAAAATTCATAAGGGCCGCGCCGAAGAAAGTCACTCAAACTGCTGAGCTCAGAAAGATCCCACAAAACCGATTCGGATGGAATCGTCAGCCGTGGTGTGGCCACTGCGGTCTTCAACATCAAAGCGGGTATTCTGGTAACCGAGATAGACCTTGACCTTGGGCAGCACCATATAGGTCAACCGGGCCTCAGCTTCCAGAAGGCGTTCGGAATCTCGGAAGGAGAACACCTTCGGAGCATAAAAGAATCGGCCGGCCACTCCCAGGCCCTGGAGTTGGGGCAATAAGTAATCAGCCCGCACCCCGATCGCAAGGTTGGCAAAATCAACGTTGGAATGGGTGCTGCCCGCATAGGCTTTGGCACCGGCCCCCAGACTTAAACCGGGAACATTGCCCGGTTCACCGATGAAATCCAGACCAAAACTGCCCAGCCGGGTATCTTTGTCGTCGTTATACAGGAAACGGCCATTCAT
This genomic window from Pelobacter seleniigenes DSM 18267 contains:
- a CDS encoding porin, whose product is MNTFFRKSLLLVVISLIPISSYAIDLGTYNDVKFDLGLQINRALMYVDDGSDKELFNVDNDNSSTRFNLNAETAIDNEFTIGAFFEAEFQSNASNDVDFESKSSDAVLNERYMEVYVKSKRFGQLSLGQGSGAADGNMERDLSGTNVINWANPALLGGAIRFGQTGPKISQTMTNLDFESRYDRVRYDTPKFGPVRLAISYGTKDDSDVTEAGVRLEKKFDGGTRLRGALGYSIEDTEEGNDTGKEKTVGGSFAILLSNGINGTVAVGKSSDDDSSNPDSKFSSLKVGYLKGRHAVSVMYAMTKDRSKKGDESSSIGLGYVFSAKEWLDFYAGYKVHSLDRKGSNYDDIKILTTGLRARF
- a CDS encoding lamin tail domain-containing protein; translated protein: MIMRNFCLAFVSVFILGSVNLLHAQSLIISEYCEYNHNASEPPTFNHYIELYNPSNKTVDMTHYQLWRARDGGGWNINNGDAVKPLDLTGTLAPQGTYVITRPHSDEKPVIIKGQISWNFLNISGNDAIGLAQKNDSGEFLLIDVIGTPGKAPKTAWAVAGIAKATKDHTLLRKPSVCEPTTDWAKSAGTDAENSQWIVKDENDISDVSQHHAVCGK
- a CDS encoding alpha/beta hydrolase family protein; its protein translation is MTDSNNQNDPSAESQGTGHDGKGFSRKQMKFLFTCLSIIVLSSIMASLIQTSFGKVNVMSIKVPTQNGQWVVADLFKPKSATAENPAPLVVVVPGFQRSKEALSNIAIELSRRGIVVMSIDPYAQGSSSSSLSRTSATTEGYGMFALVDYAYDTPNLNYIDKNRIAATGHSAGGNAAIRGAAYFGKEATQTGKLSKLQSVFVSGYVLTLKDSVLKHVRANVGISYAYYDEGAYRNEQGNGDMRIAPESLRAVNSGLKLAGEAPVKEVELGHFYGRAADRNLRVVFNEKILHPFQPYINEATANQLDYFEKVFDWKSPIKSTNQVWVWKELLSMVSMVAAMVMLIPLAGFILANVPYFSSLIKTTPVARPWPRGKGLVIFWAILIVSALIACFSYIPMAELSKVLFPDASKRIMTWFFPQRMNNGVMLWAVLNGTIGFIFFFLSYWFIGRRNEVKPEMWGVEITLRELWRTFLLAICVFLGYYMVLFAIYYFFHVDYRFLFMGVRPFQKEQVILLMMYAPFFFIFFLSNSLRANGSLRLEGQKEWWSMLLAGIANSLGLMLIVLVQYVTFAFTGTVYWTDGWLYVNLLFGVVPMMFVLPYFNRYFFKLTGRIYLGPMITCLVFIMVLLSNTVCYLPL
- a CDS encoding YfaZ family outer membrane protein translates to MFLRLSLILIFCFSAMTAAADTADIGFNDQSFQFIYERAISADEYGTSLMNGRFLYNDDKDTRLGSFGLDFIGEPGNVPGLSLGAGAKAYAGSTHSNVDFANLAIGVRADYLLPQLQGLGVAGRFFYAPKVFSFRDSERLLEAEARLTYMVLPKVKVYLGYQNTRFDVEDRSGHTTADDSIRIGFVGSF